One genomic region from Bacteroidales bacterium encodes:
- a CDS encoding ABC transporter ATP-binding protein, producing MIKTEKLTKVFSTDELETLALRNVDIHVKKGEFVAVMGPSGCGKSTLLNIVGLLDNPTEGRYSFAGTDVTHLKEKDRTQFRKGNIGFVFQSFNLIDEMNVFDNVELPLMYLKMKASERRQKVNDVLQRMKIGHRAKHFPQQLSGGQQQRVAIARAVVANPKLILADEPTGNLDSKNGTEVMNLLTELNQTGATIIMVTHSDRDASYAHRIINLFDGEVITEKAVASRRTNDE from the coding sequence ATGATTAAAACAGAAAAATTAACAAAGGTATTCAGCACCGACGAGTTGGAAACACTGGCTTTGCGCAATGTGGACATCCATGTGAAAAAAGGCGAATTTGTAGCAGTAATGGGGCCTTCCGGTTGTGGCAAGTCCACGCTGCTCAACATTGTCGGGCTGCTGGACAATCCCACCGAAGGCCGGTATTCCTTTGCCGGTACAGATGTAACGCATCTGAAAGAGAAAGACCGCACGCAATTTCGCAAGGGCAACATCGGGTTTGTCTTTCAGAGTTTCAATCTGATCGACGAGATGAATGTTTTCGACAATGTGGAGCTTCCGCTGATGTACCTCAAAATGAAAGCCTCCGAGCGCCGCCAAAAAGTGAACGACGTGCTGCAGCGAATGAAAATCGGCCACCGCGCCAAGCACTTCCCGCAGCAGCTTTCGGGCGGACAGCAGCAACGAGTTGCTATTGCGCGCGCGGTGGTGGCCAACCCGAAACTCATCCTGGCCGACGAGCCTACCGGAAACCTCGACTCGAAAAACGGAACCGAGGTGATGAACCTCCTCACAGAACTCAACCAAACGGGCGCCACCATCATCATGGTTACCCACTCCGACCGCGATGCCAGCTATGCACACCGCATAATTAACCTGTTCGATGGGGAGGTAATTACGGAAAAAGCAGTAGCCAGCCGAAGGACAAATGACGAATAA
- a CDS encoding FtsX-like permease family protein yields the protein MWLKNLKSFTQHLYNSKLYTAVTVLGFTISLSFVILLSVYIKNELSVNDTQPNKDRIYRLINENYAGFAPPIGEWLQGEFPEIESFTRISTNGGILITTDDVKVKFNYLLADSTFFNIFNFDLIEGEKETALKTRNSVVLSREFANRIFGSDSPMHQLIKIDGVSCVVNGVVGDISQTSNFIAWDAIINFRALADFGHSPELLTSFGNSSFGLYFLAKPNTNLPAKAPEVLELFKKDFWLYQDGRTKTVSFEPLTDSYFSPISGSGIVQNNKTLILILFAIVILILVLAIINYINLTIAQSGMRVKEIAIKKLLGSSRSKLMTQLVVESIIISSVAMLLAILGGFLAEPLLNSALNTQIRLADVFTAGTVFILFVFIVAVGFFSGIIPAFIITRLRAVDVIKGGFRRKSKILYSKFLIAFQYTVVIVLVIATIIIAQQTAFMRNHDLGFNHDNIVWLVNNLKRGQTEGFRNVIEKIPGVKRVSFVKGSPIDGGNNQSFMYEDQPVSFQEFVVDSSFFEMMKINITPTSSAYSKQGIWLNQYTVDKLGLDPLPVSFKSNYGEEPVLGITNNFNIESLHKELGFLILRQLGKDEYPWSILVQLQSGDVIATFDQVKKSYLEYTGGMPFDSGFFDDDIQSWYDSEKRTAAIVSYFALLSIVISIMGIFAMAVFYNQQKIKEIGIRKVNGATVFEIVKMLNFDFVKWVAIAFVVACPIAYYAMNKWLQNFPYKTQIHWWVFVLAGIFALAVALITVSWQTWRAARRNPVEALRYE from the coding sequence ATGTGGCTAAAAAACTTGAAGTCTTTTACGCAGCATCTTTATAATAGCAAGCTTTACACAGCGGTGACTGTTTTGGGCTTTACCATCTCGTTGAGCTTTGTAATCCTGCTGAGCGTTTACATCAAAAATGAATTATCCGTAAACGATACGCAACCAAATAAAGACAGGATTTACCGTTTGATAAACGAAAATTATGCCGGCTTCGCGCCACCTATCGGCGAATGGCTACAAGGGGAGTTTCCGGAAATAGAAAGTTTTACACGTATTTCTACAAACGGCGGGATATTGATCACCACTGATGATGTAAAGGTCAAGTTTAATTATTTGCTTGCCGACTCTACCTTCTTCAATATCTTTAATTTCGATCTTATCGAAGGTGAGAAAGAAACGGCACTGAAAACGCGTAACTCTGTGGTGCTGAGCCGCGAATTTGCCAACCGCATTTTTGGCTCGGACTCGCCCATGCACCAACTGATAAAAATTGATGGCGTCTCCTGTGTTGTAAATGGAGTGGTCGGAGATATTTCGCAAACATCCAACTTTATAGCCTGGGATGCTATCATCAACTTTAGGGCGCTAGCCGATTTCGGGCATTCGCCCGAACTATTGACCAGCTTCGGAAACAGCTCCTTTGGGCTTTATTTTCTTGCCAAACCCAACACCAACCTGCCCGCAAAAGCTCCGGAAGTACTGGAGCTTTTTAAAAAAGATTTTTGGCTGTATCAAGACGGCAGGACAAAAACAGTATCTTTTGAGCCACTCACCGACAGCTATTTTAGCCCGATATCCGGCAGTGGAATTGTGCAAAACAACAAAACCCTGATTTTAATTTTGTTTGCTATAGTCATACTCATACTGGTACTGGCAATTATCAATTACATCAATCTGACTATTGCCCAATCGGGCATGCGTGTGAAAGAAATTGCCATTAAAAAACTACTGGGTAGCAGTCGGTCAAAACTGATGACACAACTCGTTGTCGAATCTATAATCATAAGCAGTGTGGCAATGTTATTGGCAATTTTGGGAGGCTTTTTGGCAGAGCCATTGCTTAATAGCGCATTGAATACCCAAATCAGACTTGCTGATGTTTTTACAGCTGGAACAGTTTTTATTCTATTTGTTTTTATTGTCGCCGTAGGTTTTTTTTCGGGCATCATCCCGGCATTCATCATCACCAGGCTGCGTGCCGTCGATGTTATAAAAGGAGGCTTTCGCCGGAAAAGCAAGATTTTGTATTCAAAATTCCTCATCGCTTTCCAATACACCGTGGTCATTGTGCTGGTTATCGCTACCATTATTATTGCCCAGCAAACTGCCTTTATGCGAAATCATGATTTAGGGTTTAATCATGACAATATCGTGTGGTTGGTCAATAACCTTAAACGCGGCCAAACAGAAGGATTCAGAAACGTTATTGAGAAAATACCCGGCGTTAAAAGAGTTTCTTTCGTCAAGGGCAGCCCCATAGATGGTGGCAACAACCAGTCGTTTATGTATGAAGACCAGCCTGTTAGTTTCCAGGAATTTGTTGTGGATAGCTCGTTTTTTGAGATGATGAAAATAAACATAACGCCCACCTCATCAGCCTATTCTAAGCAGGGCATCTGGCTGAATCAATATACGGTGGACAAACTGGGACTCGACCCGTTGCCTGTAAGTTTTAAATCAAACTATGGTGAGGAACCGGTTTTGGGCATTACCAATAATTTTAATATAGAATCGCTGCACAAGGAGTTGGGCTTTTTGATCCTGCGACAATTGGGAAAAGATGAATATCCGTGGAGTATTCTTGTTCAGCTGCAGTCAGGCGATGTGATCGCAACCTTTGATCAGGTAAAAAAATCCTATCTGGAATATACTGGAGGAATGCCTTTCGACTCGGGATTTTTTGATGATGACATTCAAAGCTGGTACGATAGCGAAAAGCGCACCGCCGCCATTGTGAGTTATTTTGCCTTGCTTTCCATCGTGATTTCTATCATGGGAATTTTTGCTATGGCGGTGTTTTATAATCAGCAAAAGATAAAAGAGATTGGCATCCGCAAAGTGAATGGCGCCACGGTATTTGAAATTGTTAAAATGCTAAATTTTGATTTTGTAAAATGGGTGGCAATAGCTTTTGTTGTAGCCTGCCCCATTGCGTATTATGCCATGAACAAATGGTTGCAAAATTTCCCTTATAAAACCCAGATTCATTGGTGGGTTTTTGTGTTGGCCGGAATTTTCGCGCTTGCTGTTGCTCTGATAACCGTGAGTTGGCAAACCTGGCGCGCCGCCCGAAGGAATCCGGTGGAAGCACTACGGTATGAATAA